The following are encoded in a window of Oncorhynchus mykiss isolate Arlee chromosome 31, USDA_OmykA_1.1, whole genome shotgun sequence genomic DNA:
- the LOC110504369 gene encoding proteoglycan 4 isoform X3: MSKEGERASVLKTTKVRTKLKGDGSWMQRLGEPQSETEEEKPWIAEVRVNRLNGAPIDTSPVASPTSKTPPSPTRPAEDGTPSPGYLIRGIFTKTDTKPAATSSTFNSLSVSTSSFTKRPSESYKRIAPHTVRPTSNLPVQTEDQLSPEEKEKREEAAMDVLRTSSARQRSYVLSAAKKYDSTEKPLETSLTPDVSSFVAKRVVLTDNDDSVFTETPSVPKEPAAPSLKDVSPVSVKDVSPVSVKDVSPVSVKDVSPVSVKDVSPVSLKDVSPVSVKDVSPVSVKTVSPVSVKTVSPVSVKTVSPVSLKDVSPVSLKDVSVKDVSLKNVSPVSVKDVSPVSVKAVSPVSAKDVSPVSVKTVSPVSLKTVSPVSLKDVSPVSLKDVSPVSVKDVSSVSVKAVSPVSLKDISPVSVKDVSSVSVKAVSPVSVKDVSPVYVKDVSPVSVKDVSPVSVKAVSVKAVSPVSVKDVSPVSVKDISPVSVKTVSPVSVKAVSPVSVKDVSPISVKDVLPAPVIVDTPAVIGPYEGMKPGCTKMATPLPELKVEVMKKLSPESGVPLKDVPPVPSVLVSPVPYNPVKKNPATVDTLTALSDTLISFDTGSSRLSYAESEEEEEEPRDEKPEDTHRDIDSPTPSTDSSVNENVLEDLEGDFIPFNTNTTRHTWKRSWDVNPITTTDKSEEEEPEEQDPQVSLVTVQKQSSDSESPWDRWSAPTVYKEKRDPEPSMDRSSSYSRTLDSSANQRPTSPDTESKKGFVYLKEYVNATDLTKHNTRDNVPDYVTSSSTSHSYSSPSSYTRTTTTSACTYCGEQVGNDAKITIEHLNISCHPACFKCGVCSKPMGDFLYNMFLHKGTVHCESCYSNVL, encoded by the exons ATGTCAAAAG aggggGAAAGAGCATCAGTGTTGAAGACCACTAAGGTTCGGACCAAGCTGAAAGGAGATGGCAGCTGGATGCAGAGACTCGGTGAACCCCAGtctgaaacagaggaggagaaaccatg GATAGCAGAAGTCAGAGTGAATCGACTGAATGGAGCCCCTATAGACACCAGCCCAGTGGCCTCTCCCACCTCCaagacccctccctcccccaccagACCTGCAGAAGACGG AACACCGTCTCCAGGATACCTTATCAG AGGGATTTTCACCAAGACAGACACCAAGCCTGCTGCCACCTCATCTACATTCAATAGCTTGAG TGTGTCAACATCCAGCTTCACCAAGAGGCCTTCAGAGAGCTACAAGAGAAT AGCTCCTCACACAGTGCGTCCCACCTCAAACCTCCCAGTTCAAACTGAGGACCAGCTTTCcccagaggagaaggagaaacg GGAGGAAGCAGCCATGGATGTGCTCAGGACTTCTTCAGCCCGACAACGCTCCTACGTCCTCTCAGCTGCCAAGAAATACGA TTCTACAGAGAAACCACTAGAAACCTCCCTGACCCCAGATGTTTCATCTTTTGTGGCTAAAAG GGTGGTGCTCACAGACAATGACGACTCTGTCTTCACTGAGACTCCCTCTGTCCCCAAAGAACCAGCTGCTCCATCTCTGAAAGacgtctctcctgtctctgtgaaagatgtctctcctgtctctgtgaaagacgtctctcctgtctctgtgaaagatgtctctcctgtctctgtgaaagacgtctctcctgtctctttgaaagacgtctctcctgtctctgtgaaagatgtctctcctgtctctgtgaaaacggtctctcctgtctctgtgaaaacggtctctcctgtctctgtgaaaactgtctctcctgtctctctgaaagacgtctctcctgtctctctgaaAGATGTCTCTGTGAAAGATGTCTCTCTGAAAAacgtctctcctgtctctgtgaaagatgtctctcctgtctctgtgaaAGCTGTTTCTCCTGTCTCTGCGAAAGacgtctctcctgtctctgtgaaAACggtctctcctgtttctctgaaaactgtctctcctgtctctctgaaagacgtctctcctgtctctctgaaagacgtctctcctgtctctgtgaaagatgtctcttctgtctctgtgaaagctgtctctcctgtctccctgaaAGACATATCTCCTGTATCTGTGAAagatgtctcttctgtctctgtgaaagctgtctctcctgtctctgtgaaAGACGTCTCTCCTGTCTATGTGAAAGacgtctctcctgtctctgtaaaagacgtctctcctgtctctgtgaaAGCTGTCTCTGTGAaagctgtctctcctgtctctgtgaaagacgtctctcctgtctctgtgaaagacatctctcctgtctctgtgaaaactgtctctcctgtctctgtgaaagctgtctctcctgtctctgtgaaAGACGTCTCTCCTATATCTGTGAAAGACGTCCTTCCAGCCCCCGTCATAGTTGACACCCCAGCAGTGATTGGCCCTTATGAGGGCATGAAGCCAGGGTGTACCAAAATGGCTACTCCACTTCCTGAGTTGAAAGTTGAGGTGATGAAAAAACTGTCCCCAGAGAGTGGTGTCCCGTTGAAAGACGTCCCCCCAGTCCCCTCTGTATTAGTGTCCCCTGTCCCATATAACCCAGTGAAGAAGAATCCTGCCACAGTGGACACACTGACAGCCTTGTCTGACACACTCATCTCCTTCGACACAGGTTCATCCAG GCTCAGTTATGCCGAgtccgaggaggaagaggaggagccgAGAGACGAGAagccagaggacacacacag AGATATTGACAGTCCGACCCCTAGTACTGACTCCAG TGTGAATGAAAATGTGTTGGAGGACCTTGAAGGCGACTTTATCCCCTTCAACACGAACACAACAAG acATACGTGGAAGAGATCCTGGGACGTCAACCCTATCACTACCACAGACAAGAG tgaggaggaggagcctGAGGAGCAGGATCCACAGGTGTCCCTGGTTACGGTTCAGAAACA GTCATCTGACAGTGAATCACCATGGGATAGATGGAGTGCACCAACTGTCTACAAAGAGAAGAG AGACCCAGAGCCTTCAATGGATCG TTCTAGCTCCTACTCCAGGACCTTGGACAGTTCTGCCAACCAGAGACCCACGTCACCAGACACCGAGTCCAAGAA ggGTTTTGTGTACCTGAAGGAGTACGTGAACGCTACAGACCTAACCAAGCACAACACCAGAGACAACGTTCCTGACTATGTAACGTCTAGTTCTACCAGCCATTCCTACAGCAGCCCCTCCTCTTACACCAG
- the LOC110504369 gene encoding proteoglycan 4 isoform X2: MSKEGERASVLKTTKVRTKLKGDGSWMQRLGEPQSETEEEKPWIAEVRVNRLNGAPIDTSPVASPTSKTPPSPTRPAEDGTPSPGYLIRGIFTKTDTKPAATSSTFNSLSVSTSSFTKRPSESYKRIAPHTVRPTSNLPVQTEDQLSPEEKEKREEAAMDVLRTSSARQRSYVLSAAKKYDSTEKPLETSLTPDVSSFVAKRVVLTDNDDSVFTETPSVPKEPAAPSLKDVSPVSVKDVSPVSVKDVSPVSVKDVSPVSVKDVSPVSLKDVSPVSVKDVSPVSVKTVSPVSVKTVSPVSVKTVSPVSLKDVSPVSLKDVSVKDVSLKNVSPVSVKDVSPVSVKAVSPVSAKDVSPVSVKTVSPVSLKTVSPVSLKDVSPVSLKDVSPVSVKDVSSVSVKAVSPVSLKDISPVSVKDVSSVSVKAVSPVSVKDVSPVYVKDVSPVSVKDVSPVSVKAVSVKAVSPVSVKDVSPVSVKDISPVSVKTVSPVSVKAVSPVSVKDVSPISVKDVLPAPVIVDTPAVIGPYEGMKPGCTKMATPLPELKVEVMKKLSPESGVPLKDVPPVPSVLVSPVPYNPVKKNPATVDTLTALSDTLISFDTGSSRVHGEPIPQLMTDDLLSLTNGLSYAESEEEEEEPRDEKPEDTHRDIDSPTPSTDSSVNENVLEDLEGDFIPFNTNTTRHTWKRSWDVNPITTTDKSEEEEPEEQDPQVSLVTVQKQSSDSESPWDRWSAPTVYKEKRDPEPSMDRSSSYSRTLDSSANQRPTSPDTESKKGFVYLKEYVNATDLTKHNTRDNVPDYVTSSSTSHSYSSPSSYTRTTTTSACTYCGEQVGNDAKITIEHLNISCHPACFKCGVCSKPMGDFLYNMFLHKGTVHCESCYSNVL; the protein is encoded by the exons ATGTCAAAAG aggggGAAAGAGCATCAGTGTTGAAGACCACTAAGGTTCGGACCAAGCTGAAAGGAGATGGCAGCTGGATGCAGAGACTCGGTGAACCCCAGtctgaaacagaggaggagaaaccatg GATAGCAGAAGTCAGAGTGAATCGACTGAATGGAGCCCCTATAGACACCAGCCCAGTGGCCTCTCCCACCTCCaagacccctccctcccccaccagACCTGCAGAAGACGG AACACCGTCTCCAGGATACCTTATCAG AGGGATTTTCACCAAGACAGACACCAAGCCTGCTGCCACCTCATCTACATTCAATAGCTTGAG TGTGTCAACATCCAGCTTCACCAAGAGGCCTTCAGAGAGCTACAAGAGAAT AGCTCCTCACACAGTGCGTCCCACCTCAAACCTCCCAGTTCAAACTGAGGACCAGCTTTCcccagaggagaaggagaaacg GGAGGAAGCAGCCATGGATGTGCTCAGGACTTCTTCAGCCCGACAACGCTCCTACGTCCTCTCAGCTGCCAAGAAATACGA TTCTACAGAGAAACCACTAGAAACCTCCCTGACCCCAGATGTTTCATCTTTTGTGGCTAAAAG GGTGGTGCTCACAGACAATGACGACTCTGTCTTCACTGAGACTCCCTCTGTCCCCAAAGAACCAGCTGCTCCATCTCTGAAAGacgtctctcctgtctctgtgaaagatgtctctcctgtctctgtgaaagacgtctctcctgtctctgtgaaagatgtctctcctgtctctgtgaaagacgtctctcctgtctctttgaaagacgtctctcctgtctctgtgaaagatgtctctcctgtctctgtgaaaacggtctctcctgtctctgtgaaaacggtctctcctgtctctgtgaaaactgtctctcctgtctctctgaaagacgtctctcctgtctctctgaaAGATGTCTCTGTGAAAGATGTCTCTCTGAAAAacgtctctcctgtctctgtgaaagatgtctctcctgtctctgtgaaAGCTGTTTCTCCTGTCTCTGCGAAAGacgtctctcctgtctctgtgaaAACggtctctcctgtttctctgaaaactgtctctcctgtctctctgaaagacgtctctcctgtctctctgaaagacgtctctcctgtctctgtgaaagatgtctcttctgtctctgtgaaagctgtctctcctgtctccctgaaAGACATATCTCCTGTATCTGTGAAagatgtctcttctgtctctgtgaaagctgtctctcctgtctctgtgaaAGACGTCTCTCCTGTCTATGTGAAAGacgtctctcctgtctctgtaaaagacgtctctcctgtctctgtgaaAGCTGTCTCTGTGAaagctgtctctcctgtctctgtgaaagacgtctctcctgtctctgtgaaagacatctctcctgtctctgtgaaaactgtctctcctgtctctgtgaaagctgtctctcctgtctctgtgaaAGACGTCTCTCCTATATCTGTGAAAGACGTCCTTCCAGCCCCCGTCATAGTTGACACCCCAGCAGTGATTGGCCCTTATGAGGGCATGAAGCCAGGGTGTACCAAAATGGCTACTCCACTTCCTGAGTTGAAAGTTGAGGTGATGAAAAAACTGTCCCCAGAGAGTGGTGTCCCGTTGAAAGACGTCCCCCCAGTCCCCTCTGTATTAGTGTCCCCTGTCCCATATAACCCAGTGAAGAAGAATCCTGCCACAGTGGACACACTGACAGCCTTGTCTGACACACTCATCTCCTTCGACACAGGTTCATCCAG AGTGCATGGTGAGCCGATCCCTCAGCTCATGACTGatgatctcctctctctcactaacGG GCTCAGTTATGCCGAgtccgaggaggaagaggaggagccgAGAGACGAGAagccagaggacacacacag AGATATTGACAGTCCGACCCCTAGTACTGACTCCAG TGTGAATGAAAATGTGTTGGAGGACCTTGAAGGCGACTTTATCCCCTTCAACACGAACACAACAAG acATACGTGGAAGAGATCCTGGGACGTCAACCCTATCACTACCACAGACAAGAG tgaggaggaggagcctGAGGAGCAGGATCCACAGGTGTCCCTGGTTACGGTTCAGAAACA GTCATCTGACAGTGAATCACCATGGGATAGATGGAGTGCACCAACTGTCTACAAAGAGAAGAG AGACCCAGAGCCTTCAATGGATCG TTCTAGCTCCTACTCCAGGACCTTGGACAGTTCTGCCAACCAGAGACCCACGTCACCAGACACCGAGTCCAAGAA ggGTTTTGTGTACCTGAAGGAGTACGTGAACGCTACAGACCTAACCAAGCACAACACCAGAGACAACGTTCCTGACTATGTAACGTCTAGTTCTACCAGCCATTCCTACAGCAGCCCCTCCTCTTACACCAG
- the LOC110504369 gene encoding proteoglycan 4 isoform X1 encodes MSKEGERASVLKTTKVRTKLKGDGSWMQRLGEPQSETEEEKPWIAEVRVNRLNGAPIDTSPVASPTSKTPPSPTRPAEDGTPSPGYLIRGIFTKTDTKPAATSSTFNSLSVSTSSFTKRPSESYKRIAPHTVRPTSNLPVQTEDQLSPEEKEKREEAAMDVLRTSSARQRSYVLSAAKKYDSTEKPLETSLTPDVSSFVAKRVVLTDNDDSVFTETPSVPKEPAAPSLKDVSPVSVKDVSPVSVKDVSPVSVKDVSPVSVKDVSPVSLKDVSPVSVKDVSPVSVKTVSPVSVKTVSPVSVKTVSPVSLKDVSPVSLKDVSVKDVSLKNVSPVSVKDVSPVSVKAVSPVSAKDVSPVSVKTVSPVSLKTVSPVSLKDVSPVSLKDVSPVSVKDVSSVSVKAVSPVSLKDISPVSVKDVSSVSVKAVSPVSVKDVSPVYVKDVSPVSVKDVSPVSVKAVSVKAVSPVSVKDVSPVSVKDISPVSVKTVSPVSVKAVSPVSVKDVSPISVKDVLPAPVIVDTPAVIGPYEGMKPGCTKMATPLPELKVEVMKKLSPESGVPLKDVPPVPSVLVSPVPYNPVKKNPATVDTLTALSDTLISFDTGSSRVHGEPIPQLMTDDLLSLTNGVEQELVKPIPPTPGSWSQELLYGSDRLSYAESEEEEEEPRDEKPEDTHRDIDSPTPSTDSSVNENVLEDLEGDFIPFNTNTTRHTWKRSWDVNPITTTDKSEEEEPEEQDPQVSLVTVQKQSSDSESPWDRWSAPTVYKEKRDPEPSMDRSSSYSRTLDSSANQRPTSPDTESKKGFVYLKEYVNATDLTKHNTRDNVPDYVTSSSTSHSYSSPSSYTRTTTTSACTYCGEQVGNDAKITIEHLNISCHPACFKCGVCSKPMGDFLYNMFLHKGTVHCESCYSNVL; translated from the exons ATGTCAAAAG aggggGAAAGAGCATCAGTGTTGAAGACCACTAAGGTTCGGACCAAGCTGAAAGGAGATGGCAGCTGGATGCAGAGACTCGGTGAACCCCAGtctgaaacagaggaggagaaaccatg GATAGCAGAAGTCAGAGTGAATCGACTGAATGGAGCCCCTATAGACACCAGCCCAGTGGCCTCTCCCACCTCCaagacccctccctcccccaccagACCTGCAGAAGACGG AACACCGTCTCCAGGATACCTTATCAG AGGGATTTTCACCAAGACAGACACCAAGCCTGCTGCCACCTCATCTACATTCAATAGCTTGAG TGTGTCAACATCCAGCTTCACCAAGAGGCCTTCAGAGAGCTACAAGAGAAT AGCTCCTCACACAGTGCGTCCCACCTCAAACCTCCCAGTTCAAACTGAGGACCAGCTTTCcccagaggagaaggagaaacg GGAGGAAGCAGCCATGGATGTGCTCAGGACTTCTTCAGCCCGACAACGCTCCTACGTCCTCTCAGCTGCCAAGAAATACGA TTCTACAGAGAAACCACTAGAAACCTCCCTGACCCCAGATGTTTCATCTTTTGTGGCTAAAAG GGTGGTGCTCACAGACAATGACGACTCTGTCTTCACTGAGACTCCCTCTGTCCCCAAAGAACCAGCTGCTCCATCTCTGAAAGacgtctctcctgtctctgtgaaagatgtctctcctgtctctgtgaaagacgtctctcctgtctctgtgaaagatgtctctcctgtctctgtgaaagacgtctctcctgtctctttgaaagacgtctctcctgtctctgtgaaagatgtctctcctgtctctgtgaaaacggtctctcctgtctctgtgaaaacggtctctcctgtctctgtgaaaactgtctctcctgtctctctgaaagacgtctctcctgtctctctgaaAGATGTCTCTGTGAAAGATGTCTCTCTGAAAAacgtctctcctgtctctgtgaaagatgtctctcctgtctctgtgaaAGCTGTTTCTCCTGTCTCTGCGAAAGacgtctctcctgtctctgtgaaAACggtctctcctgtttctctgaaaactgtctctcctgtctctctgaaagacgtctctcctgtctctctgaaagacgtctctcctgtctctgtgaaagatgtctcttctgtctctgtgaaagctgtctctcctgtctccctgaaAGACATATCTCCTGTATCTGTGAAagatgtctcttctgtctctgtgaaagctgtctctcctgtctctgtgaaAGACGTCTCTCCTGTCTATGTGAAAGacgtctctcctgtctctgtaaaagacgtctctcctgtctctgtgaaAGCTGTCTCTGTGAaagctgtctctcctgtctctgtgaaagacgtctctcctgtctctgtgaaagacatctctcctgtctctgtgaaaactgtctctcctgtctctgtgaaagctgtctctcctgtctctgtgaaAGACGTCTCTCCTATATCTGTGAAAGACGTCCTTCCAGCCCCCGTCATAGTTGACACCCCAGCAGTGATTGGCCCTTATGAGGGCATGAAGCCAGGGTGTACCAAAATGGCTACTCCACTTCCTGAGTTGAAAGTTGAGGTGATGAAAAAACTGTCCCCAGAGAGTGGTGTCCCGTTGAAAGACGTCCCCCCAGTCCCCTCTGTATTAGTGTCCCCTGTCCCATATAACCCAGTGAAGAAGAATCCTGCCACAGTGGACACACTGACAGCCTTGTCTGACACACTCATCTCCTTCGACACAGGTTCATCCAG AGTGCATGGTGAGCCGATCCCTCAGCTCATGACTGatgatctcctctctctcactaacGG TGTAGAACAGGAGTTGGTAAAGCCCATCCCTCCCACCCCAGGATCTTGGAGTCAGGAGCTTCTCTATGGATCAGACAG GCTCAGTTATGCCGAgtccgaggaggaagaggaggagccgAGAGACGAGAagccagaggacacacacag AGATATTGACAGTCCGACCCCTAGTACTGACTCCAG TGTGAATGAAAATGTGTTGGAGGACCTTGAAGGCGACTTTATCCCCTTCAACACGAACACAACAAG acATACGTGGAAGAGATCCTGGGACGTCAACCCTATCACTACCACAGACAAGAG tgaggaggaggagcctGAGGAGCAGGATCCACAGGTGTCCCTGGTTACGGTTCAGAAACA GTCATCTGACAGTGAATCACCATGGGATAGATGGAGTGCACCAACTGTCTACAAAGAGAAGAG AGACCCAGAGCCTTCAATGGATCG TTCTAGCTCCTACTCCAGGACCTTGGACAGTTCTGCCAACCAGAGACCCACGTCACCAGACACCGAGTCCAAGAA ggGTTTTGTGTACCTGAAGGAGTACGTGAACGCTACAGACCTAACCAAGCACAACACCAGAGACAACGTTCCTGACTATGTAACGTCTAGTTCTACCAGCCATTCCTACAGCAGCCCCTCCTCTTACACCAG